ttcttttcttcatcatcttAATCAAATTCTGTAAAAAAAATTTGAgtaaattttgggtttttttttatcTATGTTTCAGTAAAATTGGTTGTAGTGGAAATGAATCTACGAATTGAAGATGAACCCAGAGTTTATTTTAGTTGGATttcggtttcttaatgtttaatttgtttgattaatttaagTAAGGGTTATCACTGAAACTATGATAAGTTTCTTGGATCATAAGAGTTTTTTAATTCCCATTTTACCCCTACAAAGAAGAAATGAGTTCTTTAAGATTCTGATTATAAGTGATTGGGGCAGTGATCAGTGGATTTTGATGTGGCAAGCGACAAAGGATGCCCCATCAGGAGGATTTAAGGTGTCTAGATGGGTGTCCTGTGGGGTTGAGCCAGCAGGACTTTATAATGTCATGTAAATTTATTTGACATctcttttgatgatctatgatctatatgttttttttattgttttgtttaggTGATTGCGGAAGTAGCAGAAGCGTCGATTGAAGATTATGAGACTGGCATGCAAGCTTGCAATGAAGCTGCAAAGATATGGATGCAGGTTAGATTATTGCTTGTTGTAGATTAGAGGTTTAGATTCAAATGAGCTTACAGAAATCATGTACTGTACATTGTAAAAGAGTTTCGTCCTGTTAATTAGAGTCCAAATAGTGCTGCAATGTGAACCTCATGACATCGTAACCCCATATGCTTGCGGTTGAGGTGTCATGTGGTTTGCTTGGTGGTGGTATTAGAAGTATAAATGTCATTTGTTCACGAAATTTTAAAGTGCTTTTAAGTGGATGCTGCTTTTGGATATCATTTCAGTCAATTGTGTAAGACTACTGTTTAGTCTACTGATATGTTGTTATTTCTAATGTTGCTTTGTTTTCTTTATCTCAGATGCCTGCACCAAAGAGAGGTGAGATTGTTAGACAAATAGGAGATGCACTGAGAGCCAAATTAGATCCTCTTGGAAGGCTTGTGTCGCTCGAGATGGGCAAAATTCTTCCTGAAGGAATTGGGGAGGTTCAGGTACGATCATTCTCAATAAGCAACTtcctttttggtttcttttaatATCCCAATTTCCATATATGATATACTTAAGCGGAAAACTGAACTTTTGCAGGAAATTATTGACATGTGTGATTATGCTGTTGGATTAAGTCGACAGTTAAATGGTTCAGTCGTGCCTTCAGAACGTGAGCTCACATACTCTGTTTCCATTTACTTTCTAATGAATGTCTTAATACTCTGGAGAGAGTAATGGAAAATATCTGTAAGGCTGTTGCTTGAATTAGTTTTCTTCTCAACCCCATTTCTTTTTTAGTTTCTAACCAAGTCTTTTGCTATGTTATTTCTGTCTAACAGGTCCAAATCATGTGATGATGGAGGTGCTCTATGTCCATATGCTTTTGGATTTTGGGAATCAACTTGTTATTAGTTCGCTAACATATAAAAGTCTCATTGCTAATCATCATATATGGTTGTTATTTGGACTCTTCAGATGTGGAATCCTCTTGGCATAGTTGGTGTTATTACTGCTTTCAACTTCCCATGTGCTGTTCTTGGTGAGTTTCCCCATTCATCATGAGTGTGCTACTTAGGTTCCTTGATGTAGGCTGTTTGCTTAAAAATAAATCAGGACAAACTTAGTTGTTTTCTTGTGAGAACTTCTGGCAGTATTACATATTTGTACCTTCAAAACCTGTTTCTAAACTATGAATGTGCCTCTTGTTCTTTTATCTCATAACttttgtttgtttgtgtgttttaGGATGGAATGCCTGTATTGCATTAGTCTGCGgcaattgtgttgtttggtaagtAATTGTgtgtctctttctttctttctttctttctttctttactcTCGTTGCTTGAATAAAATTTCATGCACTACAGGAAAGGAGCCCCAACAACACCATTGATTACTATTGCCATGACTGAAATTGTATCCGGAGTTCTGAAGAAAAATAACTTACCAGGTGCTATCTTTACTGCTTTCTGTGGAGGTGCTGAAATTGGTGAAGCCATAGCAAAAGATACACGCATTCCTCTGGTTTCATTCACTGGAAGTACTAAGGTACCCTTAACTTGTGTTTATAATCTTAGCTTTACAATTTTGGGCACCTACTTACTGTCAGTTCCCATCTCAAACCGAGTAGATCATAGCAACAGATGCTTTCATTATCTTTTAGAGTTACACGTATGTTTCCATGTCTAAATTTTATCAAAACTTAGGTAGATGTTCAATTAGGCCATTTTTTGACAAGAATAATGTCTTTCATGATTTCATCTTCTGTCCGTACTCTAAATGCACGCATCTTTTCTTATTGAGTGGTTACATCGAGATTGCTCCATTGGAACTACCATAGCTAACGCATTCTCAATTACAGGTGGGACTAATGGTTCAACAAACAGTTAGTCAGAGGTTTGGTAAATGCTTGCTGGAATTAAGTGGTAACAGTGCCATAATTGTCATGGATGATGCTGACATTCCTCTAGCTGTCCGTTCTGTTTTGTTCGCTGCTGTTGGTACAGCTGGCCAACGCTGCACTACATGTCGTAGGCTGGTAAGTttcttttcatgttcatgttaaAAATCTGAAAAACTCACAAGTGGACAAAGAGATATCTAATTCTGTTATATGTTGTCTTGGAAAATAGCTTATTCATGAGAGTATATATCAAACTGTGCTGGATCAACTAGTTGGAGCGTACCAGCAAGTAAAAATCGGTGACCCTTTACAAACGGGCACTCTACTAGGGCCACTACATACTGATACTTCAAAGAAGAACTTTGAGAAGGGGATTGAAATCATTAAATCTCAGGTATACATATTCCTTTCCAGAAATCTCGTGTTTCTTAttaatgttgcaaaaatcatcgATTCTTTCGTCACTGAATGAATAAGCTTAGACATAGCTAACTTTTGTAGCATCATTTGTCTAAGAAACTCAATCCTGTTATCTACTCTCTGTGCAGGGGGGGAAAATTCTTGTAGGTGGAACTACCATCGAATCTGAAGGAAACTTTGTGCATCCCACAATAGTTGAGATTTCTTCAAGTGCACCTGTAGtaaaagaagaattatttggtCCAGTCCTATATGTTATGAAATTTAAGGTAGCATGGTACTCATATTTTTAGTTTGCAGTTACCATAGTTACTCTTCTCTTATTTCGTTTCTCCGCTTTTTGGGGGAATCTGAACTTTTACTTTACAGACTCTCACCGAAGCAATTGAGATAAACAACTCTGTACCACAAGGATTGAGTAGTTCGATATTCACACAGAGACCGAATATCATCTTCAAATGGCTCGGGTTAGTATTATGAAATTAGATTCAAACTCGGGTCTTGAGTTATCTTAGTATCCAATCTTTCAGTAGACAAACGTTCATTTTCTGTCTAAATGGTTTCGTGTCTGTTACCTCGTATTATATTCTCCATGTTTCACTACCAGATCATAAGTTTACGGCCAAGCgttttttgcatatttttctcatgCATTTTGTGTCCAACTGCAGGCCACATGGAAGTGATTGTGGTATTGTGAATGTAAATATTCCCACAAATGGTGCTGAAATTGGTGGTGCTTTTGGTGGAGAAAAGGCTACTGGAGGTGGCCGTGAAGCAGGAAGTGACTCCTGGAAGCAATATATGCGGCGCTCAACATGGtaaattatttttatgttttacaCGTTGCTTATGTAGGTCTTAATGTACTTCTGCAAACCTCATTCATTGATTCTGCAACGATCATACATGTATACATTCTGATTATATTGTCGGTTCTAACAGTACAATCAACTATGGGAATGAGCTTCCACTTGCTCAAGGAATCAACTTTGGCTAATGATGCTGGTACCAGGTTAGCTGCACATCCAGTCATCTCACAGGACACGCATCTTCTCTGCTCTATAAATTCCGCAAACCTGCACCTGAAGTTAACGACGAGGTCAACTTGACCTGCCACCACTACCAGTAAATTGTCAAATAATGAATGATCAATGTGGGATGGATGCTATGTAAATCAttcaggaaaataaataaaacacttaaGTTATTTCTTCTCCCTAGTTTAGCTTAATATATCAAAAGAGTTGGGTAAACTAACTTCCACAATGGCAAAGGACCAACTTTGAAATGACTTGAGGGAGTTTatgtcaccaccaccaccaccacaataaATTACTTTCTGAAGTAGGACATCCACCACCACCAGACCACTACTCATGGTTTGCAGTACTGGGGTCGATATCAGCTGATGTAACAGTTAGAAAATAGCACTTGTGAAGAACATGGGCATTGATAACCCATGTGTTTATGCTTTTATAAGGGCCGGCCCTGGCCCCATGCAGGCGATGCCTTGTGGGCCACGAATTTTTGGGGCCACATTTTAtgaattaatttagttgaaaaccaGAAATAATGGATAATATTGACATATAATATCAGTTTCATTTTTGGTTGCATACTATTATTCCATCCGTTTGACGCAATTCTGCAATCACAATATGGATCTTTATAGTTATACTAGAATAGATTGAGTGGTGTTATTGTGATTGTTGTCCACATAATTAAATAAAGAATAACAAGAAGAGGTGATGTATTTAATTATGATAATTATTGAAATCGTCTCAGATGAAATAGTCATTTCAGCAATACTATGAGATTAATTTTAGATATATTAACCAATTTAACTCTATTGTGAGAACGAACATATAAAATATTGCATTTTTTTAAGTATGACTTGCAATTTCGTTCTTAAAACACAGCCTAAATCCTAATTTTTTGCATAAAAAATTGACAAGTGTACCTTTAAAAAACTTGTACTATCGAAATTTTTGTCCACTAAGATGATTCCATCTCTCCAACTGAGTGAAACCTTTATTTTTAACCCTTGTCAAGTAAACACCCTTATGAATCTTTCACGACCGCACATTATATTTGGAACCAGTGACATGAGTTTGAAACTCCTTGatatgaaaagaaagaaaaaaaaaataaactcctTAATatcaaaaggaagaaaaaagaaattctAATATGCATACAGGGAGCCAGCGTAGGAAGGTAATTAATTCCTTTTTTTATTCATCCTAACTCCCCTTTGTCCAAAGGGAGCCTGCATATAAGTGGTTTCTTACAGGGGTCAGGACACGAACGTGAACCCTCAACCTCAAGTATACGAGGAAGGTAAGACTCCACTGTTCTACACAACGGTTCTTCCATGGTTTAGCTCAACATAGTAAAAGAGTTGGGTAAACTATAAAGCACAACACGACTTTGAATTGATTGAGGAATTTATGTCACCACCACCACAATGAATTCCTTTCTCAGGTAGGATGCCCACCATCACCAGGTTTGCAGTACTGGGGCTGCTTGAATGTACTGTACTATATTATATATAGATATAGATATGGACCGATATAATAACCAACGTATACACCAGTATCTGTATACAGGTATATTCGGTACAGCAACCCACGGCACAACCACCAGGAAGCATCAAAAATGGAATCGAAGAGGCCTTTACAAGAGGGGTTGGGGACCTTGCCACTGTTGGGGTTTGTTCTTTTGGACAAGGCATTTTGTAAACAGTTAATAAAGATAACATGCAGAAACCAAATATAATTCTCTTGTCTTTGTATTCCCACATCAACCACCGACGAATGATGAATCCAAATGATTCCAAAATCCAGAATTGAATTTTGATATTGACAGGCTTTTCAACACAAAAGAACAAAAGTTTGATGGAGTGTCCATTGCCCCCACTGCCCCATGGTTTGTTACACGCTCACATCCTAGCACTGGCCCTGCAAACTTAAGGGGATTGTTTCTTTCTCACCATATAATTATAGATTGTTTGACAACCAGGTGCAGAATTGCTCCGTCTTCTTCAAAAGCAAAAATCttttttaaaaatcaattttctgctTCTGAAATTTTACTCATAATTTAACTCCCGACTTTTCGACTTAATAAGTTGAAAAGTTACATTTCAAGGTGTATCAAAATACCCGAGCTATCTCTATCCATCATCTTCAGCTTTTGCCAAaataaagaaaggagaagaagttcTCAAAGTGCCGTTCTACTGCCCCTAACAACTTTTATGTCTACCTTCTGGTCAAATCATGCACATGCACATGCGCACACATTGCTCATTTCCTAAAATAAGACAGCAAAACAGACATTCCCTTACATGGCTCAAGTTAGGGAGAAAAAAGTGGAACAAATCGAACAAAGAAGAAAGATGCATGGAATCGATTCGTTGTTTGGGATGCCAAGTTGGTCACCAGGGATGTCTAGTTggctaggattttttttttttttttttgatcggtataaATAATAATTTTGTTACAGTGACACCGCGGGGATTGCTCAAGGAGCTCAATGAAGTTAGGCTTAGAATGCCGCATAAAGAAAAATGGTTGAAAAGATAAAAGTGTATATGAAATCCACCAAGGAACAGAAATGTTTCATTCAACTTTGTCTCGTCCAAATCACATAATGTTTTACAATTAACTAGGTTTAACAAACTTTATTCAATAAACCTTAATTCCAGACCCTCAGCGGTGAGCCAAGAAACACACCGCATTCATTTAGCAGATACACCTCAACACCCAAAAGCAAATGCAGATGGCTCGACCATTTGTATCGTCACATACTACGTGCCAATGACTGCGGCCGGGATCTATACTCAGTTGACATTAGTTTGATGATAGTTGCTCCTCTTTGCTCCCCCATTGAATTATTAGTGTTTTGCATATTTTTCTCACGCATATCGTGTCCAATTGCAGGCCACATGAAACCTACGTATGTCTCCTCGCGAATCTCGTGATCCCTATAAATCGAAACCCTtatagaccttgagctaagagttacTAACTCGAGCACTGATTAGTAGCTTCTATGTTAGTTTACTTACCCACCTACACTAAACAAATTTGTCAATCAATCCAGAAACTCATTTCTTTTCCATGGTTTAGCTTATTATAGTAAAAGAGTTGGGTAAACTAACTTTCACAAAGGCAAAGGACACCAACTTTGAAATGATTGAGGGGATTTATATGTCACCACCACCACAATAAATTGCTCTCTCAAGTAGGATACCCACCACCACCAGTCTACTCATGGCTTGCAAGTACTGGGGGGTTACTCGTCTTGTCCGCCACTCATGGTTTGCAGTACTGGGGGCTGCTCGATTTTACTATTTTGTATTGACATCAACTGATATATTACCTCGGTTCCTCGAAAAGAGATActatcattttcttttctttttttcctttcattTTAGCCCATATTGAGGCAGAATCACCAGCAAGCATCAAGAATAGAATTTGAGAGGCCTTGGGCAAGAGGGGTTGGGGTTGTTTTCTTGGAGAAGGCATTTTGTATAAACAGTTAAAGATAACATGCAGAAACAAAAGATGATCCTCTGTCCCTTTATCCCCACACCAACAGTGGCTCAACAGCCTCAACTCAACTCAACCACCAATAAATGATGAATCCAAATCATTCCACAATCCATAATTGAATTCTGATACTGATAGGAATAACCATATCCTTATcaacaaaaaagaacaaaaagttGGATGAAGGGTCCATTGCCCCATGGTTTGTTACACACTCCCTATCAATGGCCCCTCCTCCTCTCCAAACCTTTGTCATTTCAGTATTGTTAATGTTTCATTACATTCTTTCTCACTGTGTAATTTAGCTATCCATCCTTCATCTCCAGCAGCTTCTGCagccagaaaaaaaaaagaaagcatAAGAAGATCTTGAAAGTGTCCATTTTACTGTCTTACCTTTTAAACAAACCATGCACACACGCACATCAATTAATTATTGCTTTGCTCATTTCCAAAACTAAGACAGGCCAAACTGTATACCCCATGAGACATTCCTTTCCATGGCTCAAGTTAGAGAAAAAAGTAGATCAAATCAAACAGACAAAGACAAGGAGAAAAAAGATGGAATTAGATTTGATGTTGGGGATGGCAGGTCGAtcggccaccagtggatatgtctAGCTTGCTGGGACTGCGAGTCAGGGGAATTTAGTTGGATACGCCGTATcaggaaaaaaaagaacaaattaaaaaaaaatggaattCGAAGGGTAAAAACGTATATGTACTCcacaaaggaacaaaaaatatttCATTCAGCCTTGTCTCATCCAAATCATATAAAATTTTACATTTAACTAAGCTTAAAATTTAAAAGACCTTGCTGCCACCATGTCATAATCATTTGCCAGATACACCTTAAAAGTAACCGCGAATGGCTTTGCCATAGGGGGTAATGAATGGCTTTGCTGCCACCATTGAATTACTAGCTAGTACTTATTTTATGCTGACTCTGCCATGACTTGAACCTTGAATCCCTCCGTGGCTCTGCCACTACTATATCTTATTGGTCTTTTTATGATTTGAACCTTGGACGTTgtggcggtggcggcggcggccGCTGGTGGTTGCAACAACTTATTATACCCGTAATAATTATTTCTTGGACCTAACCTATgatgtaaataaaattcaactgCATACCTCTTGGTACAACCACCAAGTGCTTGACCAACTGGTTGTTCTTGGATTCAACGAGCAAGGGTAGAGAAACAACTACCAGATCGAGTAAGATGAACAACATTATGATCAGAATTCTTCTTAGTTCTAATTAGATCAGAACCACTACTGCTACTATGACTCGAGCTCGATCGAACTAGTACTCTTGGAGGCGAATCCAAACTTCTTCTCAGTAAATGTTTCATGGCTGAAACTAAATGTTTAGTTGgatttggtggtggtgatgatgataaaCATTTAAATTTCTTACAAAAATTCATGTGTAGATTCAATGCTTCTTCAATTGtgatcttcttatcttcttctgatgatgatgatcttgagattTCATCTTTAACAGCTTCAGCACATAATCCACAAATCCATTTCCCTTGATATCTTTCTTTCACTTTTGATATGTATGTTAATGTACATTCTTCTGTTAATCCACAACAATCACATTTCACTAATTCAGGGGCTTCATTTTTAACATCCACCACCGGTTGTGGTGGTGATTTCATGGTGGTGGATTCATGAGTTGATGACTCTGTTCCAGTAACTCCCATTTTATCCACTCAAAAAATCCTGAAAAAATATactatattaaatcaaatcatagaaaacaaacccttttctttgaaatgaaaaactcaaaagaatttttcatcAATCATAAAAAAATCAAATACCTGTTGAGGTTTGGGTTTTCTTCTGTTCGTCAATCTCCTTGTAAATATCAGTTTTCTCGTTAGATGATTTTGTTTGTGGAATCCAAATGAATAATTATTGTAATCGAATTGAATGAATCTATCGTTCTTTCTCCCACTCTCCTTCAACTTTCTCACTTTCAAGAAACAAATAGAACTCTCCGATTAAAGACATTTGCAGAGCTTAAATCACTCTGTTTTCTCCTCTGTATTTGCTACGTTTTCAGAACTAGAAGATATATTCATTAAAACCCAGATCTCTCTGATTTTGTTGTCTAGAAATTTCTTCACTCTGTTCTGTAATTACAACATTGTGTAGATGTCTCTGTTTTTATACAAGGAAGGACTTCAATGATTGATTCTCTGGTTGGATCCATGTCAGCATATCCTAATTTTTATTGCCCAATATATAGCTGACCTGTATGAGTATCTGGCATCTTTCTACACATAATATTCCATTTTGCTACCTCCGTCTGGCAATTTTCTTATCTATGTTTATCAATTCAAAGAACGACTTCTTTCCAAAGCAATTTTCCTa
This genomic interval from Papaver somniferum cultivar HN1 unplaced genomic scaffold, ASM357369v1 unplaced-scaffold_107, whole genome shotgun sequence contains the following:
- the LOC113328159 gene encoding aldehyde dehydrogenase family 7 member B4-like, giving the protein MGFAKKEYEFLKELGLNSTNPGCFINGNWTGNGPVITTVNPATNQVIAEVAEASIEDYETGMQACNEAAKIWMQMPAPKRGEIVRQIGDALRAKLDPLGRLVSLEMGKILPEGIGEVQEIIDMCDYAVGLSRQLNGSVVPSERPNHVMMEMWNPLGIVGVITAFNFPCAVLGWNACIALVCGNCVVWKGAPTTPLITIAMTEIVSGVLKKNNLPGAIFTAFCGGAEIGEAIAKDTRIPLVSFTGSTKVGLMVQQTVSQRFGKCLLELSGNSAIIVMDDADIPLAVRSVLFAAVGTAGQRCTTCRRLLIHESIYQTVLDQLVGAYQQVKIGDPLQTGTLLGPLHTDTSKKNFEKGIEIIKSQGGKILVGGTTIESEGNFVHPTIVEISSSAPVVKEELFGPVLYVMKFKTLTEAIEINNSVPQGLSSSIFTQRPNIIFKWLGPHGSDCGIVNVNIPTNGAEIGGAFGGEKATGGGREAGSDSWKQYMRRSTCTINYGNELPLAQGINFG
- the LOC113328372 gene encoding uncharacterized protein LOC113328372: MGVTGTESSTHESTTMKSPPQPVVDVKNEAPELVKCDCCGLTEECTLTYISKVKERYQGKWICGLCAEAVKDEISRSSSSEEDKKITIEEALNLHMNFCKKFKCLSSSPPPNPTKHLVSAMKHLLRRSLDSPPRVLVRSSSSHSSSSGSDLIRTKKNSDHNVVHLTRSGSCFSTLAR